Genomic DNA from Desulfuromonas versatilis:
GGGGCCAAGACCATGTCCCGCTCGGGGCGTTCGGAAAACTACGGGGCCCCCCGTGAGTTCTCCTTCGAGGTGAAGGGGGTGTTTCAGAACGGCCTGGCCCTGCACGTGGTCGCCCGCCAGTTCAACTATCGCGACCCCTGGGAGGCCCAGGGCCGGGTCAACGACCTGGTCGACGCAGCCCTGCTCAAGGACGGCCAGTTCTCGGAGCTGCCGAAAGGCTACGACTATTTCCAGGGCCGCGACGAAGAGACCGGCCTCGACGAGATCGCCCTGCGCGAGGTCGTGGCCGTGGTGAGCCGGATCAATCCGAAGATCTTCGCGTTGCAGAAGCTGACGGGGGATATGTAAAGGTCAGAAGTTGGGAGTAAGTAGTCAGTAGACAAAGGACAAAGGACAAAGGACAAAGGACAAAGGACAAAGGACAAAGGACAAAGGACAAAGGACAAAGGACAAAGGACCCATTCTCCTACTCCTCCACCCGCATCCCCCACCCGGGACTCTCCTCCACCCGGCCAATGGCGTAGGCGCCGCAGCCGGCCGCTTGCAGTTTTTCCTCTAGCTCCCGAGCCTTGTCCGCCGCGACGGCGATGAGCAGGCCGCCCGAGGTCTGGGGGTCGGCGATCAGGTCAACGACTTCCGCGGGGATGCTCTCGGCCTGCTCCACCCGCGGCAGGTAGTAGTCGCGGTTCTTGTAGCTGCCTTCGGGCACCAGGCCCATGGCGGCCATCTCTCGCACCTGGGGGTAGGCCGGCAGGGCTTTTCCCTCCAGCACCACGCAAACCCCGCTCGCCTCGGCCATCTCCAGGCCGTGGCCGAGCAGGCCGAAGCCGGTGATGTCGGTGCAGGCCGAAACCCCCACTTCCAGCATGACTCTCGCCGCCGCCTGGTTGAGGGTGGCCATCCCCTCGATGGCCTCGCTCATCTGCGCCTGGTCGAGCACCTCGCCCTTGAGAGCCGTGGTGAGGATCCCGGTGCCGAGGGGCTTGGTGAGGATCAACCGGTCGCCCGGGCGGGCGCCGACGGTGGTGACCATCGCCCGCGGGTCGACCAGGCCGGTGACGGCCAGGCCGAACTTGGGCTCCTCGTCCTCCACCGTGTGCCCGCCCACCACCACGGCGCCGGCCTCGGCGACCTTCTGCGCGCTCCCCTTGAGAATCTCGGTCAGCACCTCCGTCCCCAGGGTACAGGAGGGGAAGCCCACCAGGTTGAGCACGGTCAGGGGCCGGCCGCCCATGGCGAAGATGTCCGACAGCGCGTTGGCCGCGGCGATCTGGCCGTAGCGGTAGGGATCGTCGACCACCGGGGTGAAAAAGTCGACGGACTGCACCAGGGCCTGGTCCTCGGCGATCCGGTAGACGCCGGCGTCGGCGAAGGGGATGGCGCTCGAGAGCAGATTGGGATCATTCGATGGCGGCAGCTGACACAGCACCTGTGCCAGGGGCTCGGGGCCCAGTTTGGCCGCTCAACCGCTGCTGCGCGCGAGGCTGGTCAGTTTAGGTTTCTTGTCCGTCATTGAAGTCTCTCTATGATTCTGATGGGTGCCGCTACGCCCCACCAATCCTGCGACAGGTTTTGCCTTTACCGATCACGAATTACGAATTACGCATCACGGTCTGCTGGGCATCGCTCTGCTCTGCCTAGCCTACGTAGGCCGTTACACATCACTGATTACTAATTACTCGTCACTACCTTTCGGCAGTTTCCACGCCACCCGCTCGTCGCCGCGGCGCATGGTGTATTTGAGGCCGTCCCAGTATTCGAGCAGGGCCTGCACCTGCTTGCGGGCGCTGCCGATGAGGTCGCGGAACTGGGCCAGGGTCAGGGTCTCATTGGCGGCGAAGTGGCTGCGCAGCGCCGCGAGGGCGGCCTGGTAGGTCTCGGCGTGGAGGAAGCTTTCCTCGTTGAGCTTGATCAGCCGGCCGCTACCGAACAAAAAGGCGAAGCAGTCGTCGATCCTGCCCGCCGGCAGGTTGAGGCGATCGAGCATTTCCTGCCGGTTTTTGGCCTGCGGGCCAGCCTCAAGGTAGGCGGACTCGATCAGTTCGATCAGCCGGGCCTGCTCCGCCGAGGGGGTGGGAGCGAAGTCGGGCTGCTTGACCGACTCGCCGTGTTTGAGCAGTTCTCCATCGGCGACGGCAGCTTCGAGCAGGGTGTCGAAAGCTTTGGGCGAGAGCTTGGCCGGCAGTGCCCCCTTGAGGGTGGCGTGGGGGATGCCCGGGTCGAGTGGGTGGACGGCGTGAAAGCGTCCGGTCTCCTCCACCAGCCGCCGGCGCCAGGCGCGAATCGATTCGGCGCTGGCCCACTGGTCGGCGAGCAGGTCGATCCTGGCCTCGGCTCGCAGTTCCTCCAAATGCTTCTCGATGCGCTCGCGGCCGATGCCCGAGGCGACCTCCAGATCTTTCAGCCGGGTGCATTCCTGGTCGGCGAGCTTCTGCAGCAGGAAGGATTTTTCGCCCGATTCGAGCTCGGCCAGCGCGGCCATGACCTCCTGGCGGAAACGGCGGTGCTTGACCGGCCGCGGGTCGATGACCATGCCGCCGCCGATGGTGGTCATCGGCGAGTAGGAGCGGACGATGAAGCGGTCCTGGCGGTGGGCGACCAGCGGACGGTCGAGGTGGATCTGCACGATGGCACTCTCGCCCGGTTTGAGCTCGTCGCGGTCGAGCAGGGCGACGATCCCCACCACCCGGGCGGTGCCCAGGTAGAAATGGACCGGGTCGCGGAACTTCAGCGGCCGCGGGGCCTCGGGCAGCAGGCTCAGGCGGGCGTCGAGCCTCTCGGTCTGCTCGAAAATCCCCGGGGTGCCCACCACCGAGCCGCGCTGCAGCCGGGCGCGGTCGAGGGCCGCCAAGTTGACCGCCACCCGCTGGCCGGCGAAGGCCTGCTCGACCTTTTTGCCGTGCACCTGCACCTCGCGCACCCGCACCTGCTCTCCCGGCGGCAGCACCTCCACGGTGTCGCCGGTGCTCACGCTGCCGGAAAGCAGGGTGCCGGTGACCACGGTGCCGAAGCCGCTGACGCTGAAATGCCGGTCCACCGGAAGGCGCATGGGCCCTTCGGCATCCTTGGGCGTAAGCCCGGCCAGTTCGGTTTGGATGGTCTTGACCAGTTCGGGGATCCCCGCTCCGGTCAGGGAGGAGACTCGGCAGAAGGGCGCTTCCTTGAGAAAGGTTTCCGCCACCTCCTCGCGGATCTCCTCTTCGACGATGTCGATCCAGTCCTCCTCGGCCAGGTCGCACTTGGTCAGCACCACGATGCCGCGCTGCACCTCGAGCAGCTGCAAAATCTGCAGGTGTTCGTGGGTCTGGGGCATGACCCCTTCGCCGACGTCCACCACCAGCAGCACCAGGTCGATACCGCCGATGCCGGCCAGCATGTTGTGGATGAAACGCTCGTGACCGGGCACGTCGACCACCCCGGCCACCTGCCCGCTTGGCAGGCGGAAGGAGGCGAAGCCGAGGTCGATGGAGATGCCGCGTTCCTTCTCCTCCTTGAGGCGGTCGGTCTCCTGGCCGGTGAGGGCGCGGATCAGTTCGGTCTTGCCGTGGTCGACGTGACCGGCGGTGCCGAGGATGACGAAGCGCTGCTGGAGTTTGTTCATTGCGCCTCGCTTCCCGGTTTGCTGGCCTCGGTCACTATCCGGAGCAGATCGTTCTCCTCCCCGGGAGCCAGGGTGCGCGGGTTGAGCAGCAGGCGATCCTCCTGGATGCGCCCCACCACGGGAGTCCTTGCGCGGCGCAGGCGGGCGGCCAGGTCGCTGACGGTCAGCCCGCGCGGGCTCAGGGCCACAGCGAAGCCCCGCAGTTCGGTGAGGGGCAGGGCGCCGCCGCCCACCGCAGAGGGCTCGGGGATGACGGTGATCCGCGCCTGCTCGCCGAGATTCGCAGCAAGCCGGCTTGCCAGAGATTGGCAGCGGGCCTCGATCTCTGTCGCGGATGCGGCCAGCATGCGCAGCACCGGGATCTCGCGGACCGCCTCGGTGCGGTCGAGGTAGTGGCGCAGGGTGGCCTCGAGGGCGGCCAGGGTCAGCTTGTCGCTGCGCATCGCTCGGGCCATGGGGTGGCGGCGAATCTTCTCGATGGCTCCGGCGCGGCCGACGATCAGGCCGGCCTGGGGGCCGCCGAGCAGCTTGTCGCCACTGAAGGTGACCACGTCGACCCCGGCGGCGACGGTCTCGGCCACCGTCGGCTCGCGGGGCAGGCCGAATTCGGTAAGATCCAGCAGCATGCCGCTGCCCAGGTCTTCCATCACCAGCAGGCCGTGTTCGCGGCCGAGGGTGACCAGTTCGGCAGCCGGCACCGCGGAGGAGAAACCGACGATGCGGTAGTTGCTGGTGTGGACCTTGAGCAGCAGCCCCGTCGCCTCGCCGATGGCCTCCCGGTAATCGCGCAGGTGGGTCTTGTTGGTGGTGCCGACCTCGCGCAGGGCAACCCCGCCGGCGGCCATCACGTCGGGCACCCGGAAGGCGCCGCCGATCTCCACCAGCTCGCCCCGCGAGACGATGGCTTCGCGCCCCTTGGCCAGCGCGGTCAGGGCGAGCAGCACGGCGCCGGCGTTGTTGTTGACTACGGTGGCGGCCTCCGCGCCGGTCAGCCGGCAGACCAGCTCCTCGATATGTGCGTAGCGGTGGCCGCGCTCGCCGCTTTCCAGGTCGAACTCGAGGTTGGAATAGCCCCGAGAGACCGCGGCCATGGCTGCAAGCGCCGCCTCGCTCAAGGGGGCCCGGCCGAGGTTGGTGTGCAGCAGGGTGCCGGTGGCGTTGATCACCGGGCGCAGGTTCGGGAGCATTTTCGCCTCGGCTTTTGCCGCGGCCGTGGTGGCTACCCGATCGATTTCCAGCTGCGCCGGGTCAATCGCCTCGATCCCTTGCAGGATGGCGCGCCGCAGGCTTTCCACGGTCTGCTGGGCCGCCTCGAGCAGAATTCGGTGGGGAACCCGTTCGGCCAGGGCGGCCAGCGGGGCCGCACGAAGGATTCGGTCCACGGCGGGTAGCTGTTTCAAAAGGGCCTGTTCGGGTTTCATGTCTGTCCTGGGGTGGGGCGCAGCCCGGGGGATGCGGGAATATGCCAAGGAAAATAACGGACTTGGGATACGGCCTAAAAAGTATCACATGCCCCCGGCAGGAACAAGTGCCGACTGCCTCTTGGCCGTTGCCTGGTTGCTGGTGCTCTGAGTACAATATGAATCATGAGTCAAAAATGAGTCAGTAGCGAAAGGTGAGTGATGTGCCGGAAGATTGAACCATTAAGCAGCGTGTCTTGATCCGACAATGAATCGGAACCCCCGGGGGATGAATCCGGGCCCAATTGCTAAGTAATTGAAAATATTAAGTTAAAAAGTTGGAGCGATGTTTGCTCATAAGCTAGGGGTCACTGCGGATCACATGGGAGGAATTTATGAAGCAAATTTGTCTGGCAAGCGCCCTGGGGCGGGCAGGCAGTGTCCGCAACGAGGACAGTGCCCAACCGCTGCCGTTCTGGACACCCCCGGCTATCGAGTTCATGGCGGCCAAAAACGGCATCGGTGCAGGATGCCCCGACGATGTCCTGATCGGCCGGCTGATCGACAGGAGCATCGTTGCCGGCCTGTGTCGCATGGCAGGTTGCGGCAATTGAAAAACCGAAGGTTCGTTTTAGACTTGTAACTTCTGTTTCCGATAACTTCTCAATCCAGCAACAGCGGAGGTAGCCCATGAAAGACGTGTTTGTCGTCGAGGCCCTGCGGACCCCGTTCGGATCCTTCGGCGGCTCGCTGGCCGATGTTCCGGCCCCGGTTCTCGCTTCCCAGGTCATCGCCGAACTGCTCAAGCGCAACCCCGTGCCGGGCGATCAGGTCGACGAGGTCATCATCGGCCAGGTGCTGCAGGGCGGCTGCGCCCAGGCGCCGGCCCGCCAGGCCATGCGCTTTGCCGGCCTGCCGGACAGCGTCCATGCCATGACCATCAACAAGGTCTGCGGCAGCGGCCTGAAGGCGCTGATGCTCGGCGCCGACTCGATCCGCCTCGGCGAATCGCAGGTGGTGATCGCCGGCGGCATGGAGAGCATGTCCCTGGCCCCCTACATCCTTCCCGCGGGCCGCAACGGTCAGCGGATGGGGCACGGGCAGACCCTCGACCTGATGATCTACGACGGCCTGCAGGATCCCTATTCGGGGCTGCACATGGGCGATATCACCGAGAAGTGGATCAAGGATCACGGCATCACCCGCGAGGAGCAGGACCAGTACGCCGCCCGCTCCTACCGGCTGGCCCAGGCCGCGGTTAAAGAGGGGACCTTCAAGGACGAGTTGGTGGCCGTGGTGAAAAAGTCCCGCAAGGGCGAAGTGACCGTGGCCGAGGACGAAGAGCCCTTCCGCGGCGACATCGATAAGCTTCCCGGGCTGCGGCCGGTCTTCGCCAAGGACGGCAGCATCACCGCCGGAAATGCCTCGACCATCAGCGACGGGGCCGGCATGGCTCTGCTCACCGACGAGGCGGGCCTGAAAAAGTACGGCTTCAAGCCCGCCGCGCGCATGGTCGCCTCGGCCACCCACAGCATCTCTCCGAACCTCTTCGGCGAAGCGCCGGTGCAGGCGGTGCGCAAGTGCGTCGAGCGCGCCGGGCTCAAGCTCGAGGACGTGGGGCTGTTCGAGATCAACGAGGCCTTCGCGGCCGTCGCCGTGCTCTGTGTCAAGCAGCTCGGCGTGCCCCTTGAGCGGGTCAACGTCAACGGCGGCGCGGTGGCCATCGGTCACCCCATCGGCGCCAGCGGCGCCCGCCTGGCCACCACGGTGATCCGCGAAATGAAGAAGCGCAAGGTCAAGTACGGCGTGGCCTCCCTGTGCATCGGCGGCGGCGAGGCGGTTGCGGCCTTGTTCGAGTTG
This window encodes:
- the selD gene encoding selenide, water dikinase SelD, producing the protein MTDKKPKLTSLARSSGUAAKLGPEPLAQVLCQLPPSNDPNLLSSAIPFADAGVYRIAEDQALVQSVDFFTPVVDDPYRYGQIAAANALSDIFAMGGRPLTVLNLVGFPSCTLGTEVLTEILKGSAQKVAEAGAVVVGGHTVEDEEPKFGLAVTGLVDPRAMVTTVGARPGDRLILTKPLGTGILTTALKGEVLDQAQMSEAIEGMATLNQAAARVMLEVGVSACTDITGFGLLGHGLEMAEASGVCVVLEGKALPAYPQVREMAAMGLVPEGSYKNRDYYLPRVEQAESIPAEVVDLIADPQTSGGLLIAVAADKARELEEKLQAAGCGAYAIGRVEESPGWGMRVEE
- the selB gene encoding selenocysteine-specific translation elongation factor, with the protein product MNKLQQRFVILGTAGHVDHGKTELIRALTGQETDRLKEEKERGISIDLGFASFRLPSGQVAGVVDVPGHERFIHNMLAGIGGIDLVLLVVDVGEGVMPQTHEHLQILQLLEVQRGIVVLTKCDLAEEDWIDIVEEEIREEVAETFLKEAPFCRVSSLTGAGIPELVKTIQTELAGLTPKDAEGPMRLPVDRHFSVSGFGTVVTGTLLSGSVSTGDTVEVLPPGEQVRVREVQVHGKKVEQAFAGQRVAVNLAALDRARLQRGSVVGTPGIFEQTERLDARLSLLPEAPRPLKFRDPVHFYLGTARVVGIVALLDRDELKPGESAIVQIHLDRPLVAHRQDRFIVRSYSPMTTIGGGMVIDPRPVKHRRFRQEVMAALAELESGEKSFLLQKLADQECTRLKDLEVASGIGRERIEKHLEELRAEARIDLLADQWASAESIRAWRRRLVEETGRFHAVHPLDPGIPHATLKGALPAKLSPKAFDTLLEAAVADGELLKHGESVKQPDFAPTPSAEQARLIELIESAYLEAGPQAKNRQEMLDRLNLPAGRIDDCFAFLFGSGRLIKLNEESFLHAETYQAALAALRSHFAANETLTLAQFRDLIGSARKQVQALLEYWDGLKYTMRRGDERVAWKLPKGSDE
- the selA gene encoding L-seryl-tRNA(Sec) selenium transferase translates to MKPEQALLKQLPAVDRILRAAPLAALAERVPHRILLEAAQQTVESLRRAILQGIEAIDPAQLEIDRVATTAAAKAEAKMLPNLRPVINATGTLLHTNLGRAPLSEAALAAMAAVSRGYSNLEFDLESGERGHRYAHIEELVCRLTGAEAATVVNNNAGAVLLALTALAKGREAIVSRGELVEIGGAFRVPDVMAAGGVALREVGTTNKTHLRDYREAIGEATGLLLKVHTSNYRIVGFSSAVPAAELVTLGREHGLLVMEDLGSGMLLDLTEFGLPREPTVAETVAAGVDVVTFSGDKLLGGPQAGLIVGRAGAIEKIRRHPMARAMRSDKLTLAALEATLRHYLDRTEAVREIPVLRMLAASATEIEARCQSLASRLAANLGEQARITVIPEPSAVGGGALPLTELRGFAVALSPRGLTVSDLAARLRRARTPVVGRIQEDRLLLNPRTLAPGEENDLLRIVTEASKPGSEAQ
- a CDS encoding thiolase family protein; the encoded protein is MKDVFVVEALRTPFGSFGGSLADVPAPVLASQVIAELLKRNPVPGDQVDEVIIGQVLQGGCAQAPARQAMRFAGLPDSVHAMTINKVCGSGLKALMLGADSIRLGESQVVIAGGMESMSLAPYILPAGRNGQRMGHGQTLDLMIYDGLQDPYSGLHMGDITEKWIKDHGITREEQDQYAARSYRLAQAAVKEGTFKDELVAVVKKSRKGEVTVAEDEEPFRGDIDKLPGLRPVFAKDGSITAGNASTISDGAGMALLTDEAGLKKYGFKPAARMVASATHSISPNLFGEAPVQAVRKCVERAGLKLEDVGLFEINEAFAAVAVLCVKQLGVPLERVNVNGGAVAIGHPIGASGARLATTVIREMKKRKVKYGVASLCIGGGEAVAALFELV